The window TTTCAGTGTAATAACCCTGGTTTAAAGTACTGTGTGTACTAACTCCCATTGCTTAAGTGTCCTTCTCACCAAAGAGCCTTTGAGTTCTGTCACAAATCCAACAATTTTAGTAGAGTTAGATGAGTAAAAGTTTCAGTTCATGTagcatttttattaaaatatgccTTTGATAATTAAAAGCAGCTTCATTCATCCACTAAGTCTCTCATTTGATGTACCAATAATAATAGTAGCATTATATATTAACACTTCAGTCAGctattttagcattttttgaTCTGTATGTACAGTAAGCATCAAAAAACAGTTCAGCAGAATTAAGTACATATCAGAGTTTTAATTTATGTGATTATTAACAGCAcaacatcattattatttattagtttttttggATAGCACCCATCAAAAGCACAATGAAACAGTCATGTGTGAATAAACAGGCCAACATGAaaactcaagaaaaaaaaagaaagaaaattcatgattaaaaccataaaaacaacaagcatacaataataaacataaaacattgaGTATATTACAACAACAGTGCAACGTCAATAATAAAGGACAGtgtaactaaaaaaaaattaaacctaAAAATTCACACACCACTTATATAGTAAATAATGTGACGTTTAAAGTAAATAGTTAATAAATAGCTTGAATAACATCTTAAAGgaaaatgttgtcattatttACCATTAACCATTAAggctctttctctccttctctgtcacacacacacacactcatgttgcTTTGTTAGTCAGCTTATTATGGAAACCATCAACACATGGACCGACCTGACACAGGTGTCTACGCCCACATTCTCACTGACGAACTGTCATCACATCAGCTTCATTCATAAAAACCTCAGCGGTGACCCTGCGAAGAGACTCGGCTGATCAGAAAAGTTTAAATCTCTCGCTCATGTGTCTCTGATTAACGAGCAATGACATGTCCAACAACACCCGTCACTCCCAACGTGACATAATTAAACTACCTGTCACCCTCATCAGTCTGGCTCTATAATGAGGtggtttgctttgttttctttataatgtgacagcagaggaggatTGAAGCACAAATCAAAGACAAGCTGCAGCCTGCAGGAGAGCAACACATCAATTAAACAGtaagttattttaattattattattattattgttattgttattgttattgttattagtATCTTTACCTAAAACATTCAAGGCAGCTGACTTCAACATTTCTCTAGAGATCATGTTacaattaaaatcaaaatttgATACATTTAGCATTTATAATAAGTATACAAACATATTACATACTCTTAATAACACATTGTTACGTGGTTGTCAGCAGAAATATGACTATATTTTTGTTAACACTCAAGAATGGATGTTGGCGTAtaatgtagtaaacaaaaaaacaactatgacaataatgtaaaaatagTTCCTCATAGAGAAGTTATATTTGTTGACACTTTACAATAATCAACACTTGAAAACGTCCTCATATCTGCTTATAACTGATTCATTAAAAAATGTTGGTtgttgtttctcctcttttaTTTCTATAATCATGAATTGCACTGTTTGTGCTAttctaaattaaattaaatgtcattACAGGATTCAACAATGTCTCTAATTGTCTCATTACTTGTGGTGACATTGGTCAGCCAGTGTTGGAGTGCACCACAGGTGGGTCcaaatggatttttttctctttaatgtTTTAGATGAATTTAAACATAATTCTGAGGCAGAactgttttctattttctgtcactgttcagTGGAGAAACTGGACCCCTCAGGCCATCTTATACCTGAAAGGAGCACGTAAGAATTAGCGGAGGaaatttaaaaacagttttttatgttttgatctGCCTGGTTGAATTAAACGCTGCTGATCTGTTACAGAAGGACACCGCTCAGTGTTGGAGCGCACcaacagagaggaaggagacacTTTACATTCAGGTGAGCAAATTCAGCTGAGAGAAAATAATGTCAGGTAAGCAGTGGTGTGGTATTATTATTGGTAATGTAAAGTTTGTACCACTACATAATAAGTGATCCTTTGAAAGGGGGTTTTGAAATGTTTACTATTATAGACTTCATTAAAGGTTATTAATAATTAACCAGTGCTTTTTATTGAACTTTGAGCTTTTTTATTGACTTGAAAACAACCGTAGGTGTGATTTACATTGAGGACTCTGAGGACTTGTGTCCGCCACTTTGATTTTTGTTGCTGTCACTTTTCAAAAGAAGAATTTGTCAAATAAGTTCTGAAAATAGTTGTCACTAAAAAAATGTCACCTGTCAAATGAAAGTGAGACGTGGCTCTGCCCTATTGATGGGCAGTTCTTCTTCCTTTATCTATCTTTATCTACTCTGACCTCATAATGACTTTGACATTACTTTGCCTAAAGTCACATATGTTGGAGACTGCAGAAGATTTTTAAAAGGCTACAAAAACGACTTAGTGCACCTTCAATAGCATGCACTATCCATGAGCTAtaaagtatataaatatataaaacacaaatgatTCATTAACCTTCAATAAAACCATTTGTAACTAATTGGCACTTTATAATGAGTTATTCTTACTACGAGACTTATCAGTTACATCAGTTTGATATGACTTTTTCTCACAAAAATGAAGGTCATCTTTCAGGCAAACATGTCTCCtctatgtttgtgtttctttcatgGTTCTTGGTTTTGCATCTGGTTTCCTTTGTTAAACGTCTTCGTCTCTCTGCAGTGAGTCACATCCCGAGCAGTGATGGACGCGGGTTCTCTCTGTCATCGATTCttctggagctgctgcagcgagcCGTGGAAGAAGGTAAAACCCCGAGAGTTATTTCCAACACTCTGCTTCACCAACATCTGAgcaactttatgtttttaactgaacatttttttttccatgtattttcttcctcagtcgGAGGCAATCCAGACAAATACTCAGAAGAACAAGAACTTGATTTGAACTATTTTTGACGCGTTCACCACAAGTTACTTTCTTGTGTTCATCATGTTTTGTGTCACTTTTCACTGTAGTATacttattatttcattaaatgtACTGTATGAATAAAACTCCCTTGCCTTGTTTGTGAGCTGTGACTGTTAAATTCCAcaagttgtttatttatttctggaCTTGAATGATCACATCTCCTACTCATGAATGAACTTGCAGAATCCTCAAAATGGAAGGATTTCCCTTCACAGTCCTACATATTGTTATCgattaaggaaaaaaaaaaaaaaaaaagagtctgtcAGCTTGGGGCAACAATTAAGTCATTCACACCCCACCAGTGATTAACACCATGCTAAACACCATTCATCATCACACTGTCTACGCTGAGGTCACTGGGAGAGGCGGCTCAGTGAGTCTTATTGGAAACGGCAGCCTGAACCAGCCATGACTCGGTCAAACAACGGTCAGCAGCTGACATGTAGTGGAGTCGAGCTTTTAATCCAGATAAAACTCCATTTGTTAATTGAACCGGCATTTTCTGTTCACCGTTTCAACAACCTGTGCTGCTTTTTGTTTGACACCAGCTCACTCACCAACAGGTGTTTCATTTGTATACAGCAAATGTACCCACAAATTTCCAACCTGTTAGATTTAGGACAGGAAACATCAACTGTGAAGCTATTTAGCGTTGTCTTTATCAATGTTTCCCCTACATGTGATCGATGTCTGCATTTCCTTACAAACCTGATGCACATGTTGACAGTCCATATGGATATTTAAGGATGGACATAgacagtaggtgatttgtttgtttaggaCAGGGGGATGGATTCATCATGGAGCCAAGATTGGGGTCATAGATTCTAACTGTTACAAACATCAGTCAGATAAAAGATCAATGAGTCAGACAGACTAGACGGACATATTGAACCAAACAACCCCTCTACCCCTGTCTGCTATGAGGGAATGGGCAGGGGAGATGCCATCCCCCTTCAAATTGCCCATTGGACATGGATAAGGGGGACATGTGATATATTCCTAAAGAAACTTTCCTTTATTCTTTCTGTAAACAGAAAGAACAACTTTATAGCTTTTGTCACTTTGTGATTTAGACATAATTGTCTTATTGTCCCTTGTAAAGAGTACTGAAAAACAGACTAATTAAAGGGCTCatataatagtaaaaaaaacatactgatACAAGTGAATTTCTCAAAGACCTTCTCTCTGAGTTTTGATCATCATTCTGTGACTCATTCAGTGGGGATCGCGCAGACAATCTCCACTGCTGGCGCAGTTTGGCTCCACTCGGTGGAGCAAACCTGGTGATGAAAAAGCAAATTGGTGCATCTTGGTTTTGACATTCCCCTGACATCAGTCCCTGAGCTCCGAGTCTAAACCCCTAGCTGCAaggctagctgagctaactagccaaggtggctacagttagcagctgttATTTTGGCGATATGCAGCCCTCGATTTGTTTTGAGATTAAATTTGACAGGTttccaattcttacatattgcacctttaataaatggtaaatgtatagttaatcaaactttttatttcactgtgaaCAATAACATTCTTTATAAACCAGTTGTTGTGAAGTTGCAACTGATGATCATAACACTTTGAAAATggtaaataaatactgtgtagttgcTCTCCCTTTCGCACTGAATAACTGAACACATGCACTTCCTGTTCAGGCAACGGCAAACTTTATTAGACATCAGAGCGACATGAGTGTTCCCACACTGCAGCACAGTTGAGGACAAATGAGTCAGGGCAGCGCCTGACTCAGCTTATGTAACGTTTCATCTCCAGTGTGCAGACGAGTACAAACTGAAACCTACAGCAACATCTGAGGGTATTTAACAACGGCTGTGAATCTACAGAGGGCAGTGGGCTGAAGGTGTAGAAGGTGGAGCTGTGTGGTGTTTTTGTGACTGCACAGTGATAATGATATAGGTGTTGAGCAGTCAGGAAGGTGCAGCtacagcgccccctgctgcaCAGTTAGATGTCCTGCAGGTCCTTCTGGATGTCCCACAGTGTGTTGGCACTGGCCTGCAGTTGAGCCACCTCGTCATCCGTCAGGGTCATGTTGACCACGCTGGACACGCCTCTACTGTTCAGCACGCAGGGCAGACTCAGATACACCTGGTCACTGATTCCATACATGCCCTAAACACAGCGAACAACAATCTTACTGTCGTTGTGAATATATACATCcccaaaacagagaaaagtgtCAGCAGAGAGCTAATAAAAAGAAATTCTTACGCTCATATTCAAAAAGACTgaaccccccaaaaaagcattttgtgaGTCATAACTTAAATCGAAATGCTAAGACCTGAAAGTCATTATTACTCACTAATCTCACACCTACATAACAGAAGATTCTAACGTATAGCATGTACAGTTCCTCATATCGATGTCTGATTGGTCAGAACTTACAGGCCTGAACAGGCACTGAGGACGGTGTCAGTGTAATTGTGACATCAGAACCTTATACAAGTCGTCCTGATGGCTCGCTTGAAGGCAGTTTCTAAATACaggctgtgttttattattgagggtttttatacttttatagtATTGATAAAACAAATAGCCTGGTTTATAAACAGAACAGACATGACAATCTTGCTTTCTACAACATGAGACATAAATTGTGGGAATGACAGTGTGCGCGAGCAGGCTTTACCTGCACCATGGTGGACACTGGATGAATCCTGTTCATGTTCCTGATGAGGCTCTCTGTCAGGTCAGCTACACTCAGACCGATGGCCCAGTTGGTGTAACCCTTCAGTTTGATCACCTCGTATGCgctgagagacaaaacatgtcgCATGTTCATTCATGTTTGGATTTATTACAGTCAGTTTGTTTCAGTGGTAACACTGTGGAAGAGAAGTgctaaaaataaactgaaataaactcTTAGAAGCAGATTTTCTCTCAagactgttgtttttgtccagatgagagcaacagcagccagagggagacagaaggagagtATGTTGAATTTAAATTGATATTCATGCAAAGTCATGGACTGTAAGACGATCTCACTGATTTTGATCCTTATAAAAAATATCCTGTTTTCATACCAATGCAATCCTTGTTTTATGAGACAGAGGAGGGCTAAATGGCTTAATGTTAAAGAGACCAGAGGTATGTGAGCAGACGTGTCTGACCTACCTGTCCACCACCATCTTGTGGGTTTCCTTCCAGTTCTCATCGTCGCAGTCGGTGCCGATGTCCGGGTTTAACGTCTGCAGGTTGACTCCAGCCACGTTTGTCCCGCTCCACACAGGCACTGAAACACCGGTGAGACCATCAACCTCCACACAGTCACAGCCTTGAACCAGTAACACTTAGGCAGAAATCCCACAAGTCCTCACCACTGGTGTCTCCATGCTCTCCCAGGATCCAACCATTGAAGCTGCTGGCGTGGATTCCCAGTTTGTCAGCCATCAGGAAGCGGAAGCGTGCCGAGTCCAAGTTGGTGCCGCTGCCGATGACGCGGTGCTTGGGAAGGCCGCTCAGTTTCCAGGTCACATAAGTCAGCACATCAACTGTTGAAGAGTGCTGACGTTAAGAGGGTGATCGCTGTTTGTCCGAAAGAATGAACAAGTGTGTGCTAGACTGACCTGGGTTGGAAACCACGATGATGATGCAGTCGGGGCTGTACCTGACGATCTGAGGGACGATGTGTTTAAAGATGTTGACGTTCCTCTGGACAAGGTTCAGCCggctctctccctcctgctgaCGGACTCCTGCCGTCACCACCACGATGCGGGAGTTTGCTGTCACAGAGTAGTCTGAGAGACAAcagggaagaagaaaagattCGTCATCACCTTTAAAAAGTTCTGAGATTTAGACTTCTATAGAAATAAAGGTATTcacatttactgtttttaatgCCAATATGGAAATTTGGTTTGGTCACAGTGTTAGCAAGTTTTCTGCATCCTGCAAATACATGAACTGTGTTGAGATGAGTTTCTTTGGCACATCTGAGGTATAGACTTGCCTTTGTCTGCGACTATTTTGGGTGTTTTGAGGAAGAGGCTGCCGTGCTGCAGGTCCATCATCTCTCCTTTCAGCTTGTCCTCCATCACATCCACCAGGGCCAGTTCATCCACCAGCTCCTGCAGACGGCAAGGAGAGTTCAGAAGGACGCACAAAAAACTGCTTCACCCCAGAATCCACTCATTCAGCAACATACCCGTTCTTTCAGTTGAACTCACCTCAATAAAGAAGTTTAAGCTGACTGTTTTTAGGGACTAAATATATAGATACAACATAGACACACTGTTTCGGTAGGGACTTGGGATTGTTTGAAACAATGACGATACCAGAACCAACATAGAAATAGAACAACGACTCTCAAAGTTACTGCAGGTGGGCCTTGTGAGGTCATTTACACTGAATACATTCCAATTTCCaaatttttgtacatttttacaacGTTTTTTCACTGGTTTGCTGTAGGTCCATGCTCACATagtattattatgtatataaaataaaaaacatttagctGAATGCTACTAATCATCTTAGTATCGTGTGTTTTCGGTGGCCCCAGAAGATTTCTTATTCCCACTTGGGCCCTGTCATTCCTAAATTTGGGAATGGCTACAATAATGTTCTTCatttcatgcctttgttttctACTTAAAAAAAGCAACTACTGCAGAGTTGCTAAATTAAGGTTTtgttagattagattagattagactttgtcacaccacagactGTATGGTGGTAATAGGCCAATCACATGCTGCAGTGAATAGCTGCAAGCTACACTATACAAGGGGTGATTCAAAAAGGAAGCAATCACTTAATATGTGaacttgtttgtattttataCTGCTTTTACAGAGATAACAATCATTTAAATATAGAGCATACATTATGGCAAATTACTGAAAAAACATTATCTTATTGCAGAATTGTCTCAAAGAGACATAAGAACAGATGGCAAAACAGGATGGACGTGTTTGCTTGGTCACATACCAAATGAAAACCTGATCATAAATCTATATTTTTGTTTACCTACTCCTGCACTTCGCTACTGTGCCTACAagaacatttaattaaaatgatttgttactctggagacaggaggaggaagggaagcCGGGCTGATCTACTTTAGCAGAAAGTCATTGTGGATTTTCCCTCTTGGTGACAAGTCCATTTCTCTGTCATTGTCACCAAACCTTAACAAGGACAGTAAAGGGATAATAGCTAGCTCAGACACCAAGAGGTCAGTAATCCAGAGTCAGTCTAGGAGGATCCTGGGTATTACCCCATCCTGTGCCACCAGCAGGCAGGCATGTAATCTGAGCAGAGGCGAGAAGCAGGGGGGCTCTTACCCTGAGCAGGATGCTGACAGCACAGGCCATGCCAACCTGGCCCACGCCCACCACTGTCACTTTATTCCTGGGGGGCTCAGGAGGACCACTGAACAGCGGGGTGATCAGCTTCTGCAGGATTGAGGCCATTTTCAGTgctgaggagggagagatgaggAAAGAGAAGAGTGTTCCTGTTTAGTAAAGACTGtcgtgacaaacacacacacacacacacacacacacacagtcacaactGAGGGGAACAGTCCTGCATCCAGAAAGTGGGCTGCATGCTCGAACTTCATAAATACTGCATTCGAGACACAGCATAGATATTCTGAGCGTAGAGGGATTACAAATTAAGCCTGACGTTCATCTCACTAATGGAAGCATGACTTCCATGAAATCTAcatccgttacaagtaaaaaagaaaaacacaccggCTGAGCTCCGTCCCCCACACATTAGTCTTCCTCAGAGTTCACCTTGAAAAGACGagcagccacacatgcacaaaaacagcagcaatACTTGCATTTCTCTGCGATGCTCCGAGCTGCGAGGTATAAATACCACCATGTGATCAGCATTGCAGACTGAATGGATACCTAAGGTGTGTTCTCACAGAGCTGCGTACCCTCTGCATCCACAACACCTCCTccagtcactgtgtgtgtgtgcagtccaGACAGTCGAGGCAGGTATCCAGTCAGCTGCAGCGGCAGCACAGAGCGCATGTGACTCTGAGGCCGGACTGTGGAGCTGTGAGCTGCACAgagctcctctcctctgcctccctccaccctcctccccaAATGGAGGACAGAGAACTATAATCGGATGGCGAACTTCACTGCAGACTGTTAAAGGAGTTACAGTAATCCCTTAACGCGGCCTCCATCTGCTGCACCTGGACTACAGCTAAACAGTAACCTTGTATCTAATAAGATGAATCTGGAGAACGGAAACAAATGACTTCTATTATAAACAGTGTAAGGGATGTAACAGTATGATGCATTATCTGATATCTGCCCCTCTGGTTCCTGTGGCTGCTCGTTTGCTTGTTTTTATGGAGGCGAGATTTGTTCTATAAGCCTCTAAAGTTGAGCATGTTTTGCTTTCATTTCCTTTGTtgctgtctgctgctttgtatTAGTGtgctaaatgaataaataaataaataaataaataaaaactaattaaaactataATACTACCACTGTTAAATAAGAAATATGTAGAAATCTGAATCATGCATGATTTAGCTGCCACTGTATTTCAGCACGTTGCACATCTAGGGGACTGTTTTTACTTTATGCTGCAGACTGTACATACTGTGATCTGCACACAAGATTACTGCTGCAAATTAACAGTAGTTGATGAGCCAGTTCTGAAATTAATCACGTTTCTGTGAGCcaagacgtctgcaaaaacgaATCATCTCCCTCTGGAATGAAAGTGCAGCGGTAAAACTGTCCATTCACTTGCCCAGAGTGAAACTGGATTAAAGCAATGCGCGCTCAGTGTGTAAACACAAGCAGTCATTAATGAGGTGGCTTAGTCTGCAAGGACATGGAGGGGAGAGAACTTTTAATaacctaaaataaaaatacaggaATGATCAAGGCACCACAGTagcaacagaaaatgtattttatgtccaAACTGTCGACAAGATAGAGGTTGAGTGATTAGTCGAATGCTTGTATGTGACTGAGCGTGAGCTTGAACACAGACAGCGTGCAGTACAGGTGGCAGAGACACCTTAAGCATTAGAAAACTACAATCTAAAATCCTTATAAACAGTCATTTTCAGTACAACTACTCAACTACCGCAGGGTGCAAAGGTAACCTTTTTGTCCACCTGCAAAACAGCAAATTAATGTTCAAATATCCGGTCAGGAGACTACCTGCTTTTTTGGCTTGTGTAAATTTGGGGCCCTGCTAATGGGATAATACCTTCTGCAAAACATGTCACTTTGATAACATTTCTTCTATTTATCTGGGTAAATATTTAATGAGACACAATCCACGAAACACCTCAAgagaataaacacaaacaaaatatcattttCGTTTATCTTTAGTGAACAGAGAAACaagaagctgtgatgaaaaaACTGTAGATTGACCCGCTTATACGTGGTGGATGAACAGATgactaaaatacatttaatctgCAATTCTATGGAGGCTGAAAAGCACCGAAAAAAAGCCTTAAATTTGCACAAGGAGCAGAGAGCATGAACAGCAAGACGCATGCAATTTAAATTCTGCTGTTGTCACTTCTTAGAGAAATGGTTGGACGACTGCACCATAAACCAAAATCCTCCCAAATTCAATCTAAATCTAAAATTCTacttaaaacagttaaaatcATGATGTTCACCTGTTGTCTCGAGGGTCCAGTTGCTGGAAAGTGAAGTCCTTTCTCCAACAGTTGATCAGACTCACTCTTGTTGTGTTGTACTGTgtgcctgctcctcttcctgctgTTCTGTCAGCCTGCAGCCTGCTGGATTTAATTGATTAAGCCTCTCCATCCCCTACAAAGTCTCAGTTTGGCACTCCGAGGGTCACCTCAGTGAGCTGCTACAACAGTCTCCTAAAACAACACATACTGTAATTTCCTGTTAAACACAGATGGCTACATACTACTCTGAGAAAGGTAATTAATGGCATAAATCACGTTTATGACCTATGTTGTTTGTGCGACAGATGAGTTCAAGAGAGGTTCAGTGATTTTACTTGCCCATGGATCTGAACGTCTTGAGGACACTTGACTGCTGAGCTGCATTTCCTTCTCAAGCACAGACACCACTAGGCCAGCAGGTGGATACTCCTCTCAGAGGAGAACTACAGTGGGAGGATCAGATAAGACAGATATCTGATAAGCTGCAGCTACGCCCAAGATCACTATTAGCCTTAGAAGCCATGTCTGTTTGTCAGATTTTACCAAAAAGCAGTAATGCGCGAGTTGGACAGATGGTGCCCTGGTATTGACTACAAAAAACTGCAATTTGGGAAGTCTGGAAGGTTCTCTAACAGGGAAAATGCAACATGACCACtttaaaaaactttaatttcttcttttgtccaaccaatggtccaaaacccaaagacccTCCTTTAAAAGTCAAAAATATGAGAAAAGCAGcgaatcctcacatttaaatagctggaaccagcaaatttTAAATGTTGTGCTTAAAAAATGTCAACTGAATTAAATAATCAAAGAATTTGGCACGTTTCTTAGTTAGATTAAATGATTATTCGACTGGTTGTTGCAGCTTTAGGCAGTATTAATGCATTTACGTGTTGTGATGACCTGGTTAAAATGTGCAAAGCTCCTGGTATTGTGCTTAAAAAGATAGAGACAAAGGACACACATCTGATAACAACAAAGTTTATTTCATGATACACCGCCTACAATATcataaataaacagattaaaaatCCTTACCCACATAACCCCTGTCATTTCTGTccattgtgggagagctgcctGATGATGAATCACTTGTGTTAAATCATTAAGATTCAGATTAAGATACAGTATCACTTGAAAGTTTTACATATTgctttcaaactttaaaatgtgctaTAAAAAGTTCAACACACCACtttagaaaaatatcaaaatagaAACAAAGATGCCCCAGAATTCTTCTCACCCCCCAACATCACCCCCAGTGGGTAAAAACACCCCCTTCAGTTACCTACAGtgacttaattgtgataatttTTCACAGGCAGAATTATTCAATAGTTCTGAAGAGAATAAACTGATCAACTTTTTTCATGTGTCTTCTTAACAGACCCGCCATGTATGGACACGTGCTGTCAGTGAGCTGGGCTATGTGGGTGCACTGCAAAAGCCAATCCTGCATGTAGGACCGAAGGATCAGAAATCTAAttaaaaaacagagcaaaaaaaaagcacaacagacCACTAAACCCAAAGCATGTAAACTGAAATGGGCACACCGGCAGGGCTGGAAAATCAATCCATGATCAAATGTTGCAATTTCAGTTTCCTTGGCAGATATTACTTAACACGCTGAGTTATTTCGAGTATTGTATGCAAATTAATGAGGATTTTGATAAAAGTACTTAAAACTTTCTTCATCATAATTGTAATTAAATCCGCTGACAGTAAAAATCATTAGAACAGAGTGACCAGAATTATCATTTTCATCATGATCACAAAGCCCCATAAACAATGATTCAAGCAGCGATTAgcccctgaaaaaaacagaacaaaaaacttTATAACCTCAACGTGGGCAGATTTTCCTCATGCAGTGATGTAACCTGATTACACCAAGTGTCTCCTCCCAACACAGAACATATTAAAAGGTTTGAGCTGAATCGACCTGAGCACCATAGAAATAATGAATCACTCTAACTCTATAGCTACAGAGCAAATTTTGAAATTCGTACAGAAACACTGAGACATTCTGGTATTAGTAGCACTGCTTTGTGCTTTAAAATGGGAGGGCACTAAGTGCTAACAGTGTCCAGGCACTTCACCTTCAGAAAAACACCTGGCACAGAGAGTTAGAAACTACAATTTGACCTTCAAAAACTACAACCATGCATGGTTATCCTGACTTTTCCATTCTGCACTCGTTTCTAGATACAAGGGttaaatacacacaaagacacaaaacaattcACAGATTAAAATCcacattaaaacaagtctcTTCTGACTGCCACAAAACAGTGTTATCCAGAAGCTACTGTTTCCTCTTGTGGTGGGAGGAAAACCAGAGTCCAGAGAGGAGTAAGTTTATAGTTCCAATTTAATCTGTGTCCTTTGTCCAACCATGAAGGTTAAAGGAAGAGGTGTGCCAAGTGTACTGCTTGAGTTGTGGTGTGCTGTGGCAGGCGGCGGGAAGGTGGTGTGGGCATGGCGAGAGACTGCTGAGGGTCTTTAAATGCCGGCGCTCTGTGGAGCACCGCTGCTGCTATCGCTGATGCCCAGGTAGGTGGCTGCGTTGTTCACAATGCCCTGAACGGGGACGATAACGCTGTCTAGGAGACCTTTGAGGGCGTTGATGTGATCGG is drawn from Sparus aurata chromosome 8, fSpaAur1.1, whole genome shotgun sequence and contains these coding sequences:
- the LOC115586011 gene encoding L-lactate dehydrogenase C chain isoform X3, which codes for MCGGRSSAALKMASILQKLITPLFSGPPEPPRNKVTVVGVGQVGMACAVSILLRELVDELALVDVMEDKLKGEMMDLQHGSLFLKTPKIVADKDYSVTANSRIVVVTAGVRQQEGESRLNLVQRNVNIFKHIVPQIVRYSPDCIIIVVSNPVDVLTYVTWKLSGLPKHRVIGSGTNLDSARFRFLMADKLGIHASSFNGWILGEHGDTSVPVWSGTNVAGVNLQTLNPDIGTDCDDENWKETHKMVVDSAYEVIKLKGYTNWAIGLSVADLTESLIRNMNRIHPVSTMVQGMYGISDQVYLSLPCVLNSRGVSSVVNMTLTDDEVAQLQASANTLWDIQKDLQDI
- the LOC115585921 gene encoding spexin-like, with amino-acid sequence MSLIVSLLVVTLVSQCWSAPQWRNWTPQAILYLKGAQGHRSVLERTNREEGDTLHSVSHIPSSDGRGFSLSSILLELLQRAVEEVGGNPDKYSEEQELDLNYF
- the LOC115586011 gene encoding L-lactate dehydrogenase C chain isoform X1 — encoded protein: MRSVLPLQLTGYLPRLSGLHTHTVTGGGVVDAEALKMASILQKLITPLFSGPPEPPRNKVTVVGVGQVGMACAVSILLRELVDELALVDVMEDKLKGEMMDLQHGSLFLKTPKIVADKDYSVTANSRIVVVTAGVRQQEGESRLNLVQRNVNIFKHIVPQIVRYSPDCIIIVVSNPVDVLTYVTWKLSGLPKHRVIGSGTNLDSARFRFLMADKLGIHASSFNGWILGEHGDTSVPVWSGTNVAGVNLQTLNPDIGTDCDDENWKETHKMVVDSAYEVIKLKGYTNWAIGLSVADLTESLIRNMNRIHPVSTMVQGMYGISDQVYLSLPCVLNSRGVSSVVNMTLTDDEVAQLQASANTLWDIQKDLQDI
- the LOC115586011 gene encoding L-lactate dehydrogenase C chain isoform X4; this translates as MASILQKLITPLFSGPPEPPRNKVTVVGVGQVGMACAVSILLRELVDELALVDVMEDKLKGEMMDLQHGSLFLKTPKIVADKDYSVTANSRIVVVTAGVRQQEGESRLNLVQRNVNIFKHIVPQIVRYSPDCIIIVVSNPVDVLTYVTWKLSGLPKHRVIGSGTNLDSARFRFLMADKLGIHASSFNGWILGEHGDTSVPVWSGTNVAGVNLQTLNPDIGTDCDDENWKETHKMVVDSAYEVIKLKGYTNWAIGLSVADLTESLIRNMNRIHPVSTMVQGMYGISDQVYLSLPCVLNSRGVSSVVNMTLTDDEVAQLQASANTLWDIQKDLQDI
- the LOC115586011 gene encoding L-lactate dehydrogenase C chain isoform X2 is translated as MLITWWYLYLAARSIAEKSLKMASILQKLITPLFSGPPEPPRNKVTVVGVGQVGMACAVSILLRELVDELALVDVMEDKLKGEMMDLQHGSLFLKTPKIVADKDYSVTANSRIVVVTAGVRQQEGESRLNLVQRNVNIFKHIVPQIVRYSPDCIIIVVSNPVDVLTYVTWKLSGLPKHRVIGSGTNLDSARFRFLMADKLGIHASSFNGWILGEHGDTSVPVWSGTNVAGVNLQTLNPDIGTDCDDENWKETHKMVVDSAYEVIKLKGYTNWAIGLSVADLTESLIRNMNRIHPVSTMVQGMYGISDQVYLSLPCVLNSRGVSSVVNMTLTDDEVAQLQASANTLWDIQKDLQDI